A stretch of Monomorium pharaonis isolate MP-MQ-018 chromosome 7, ASM1337386v2, whole genome shotgun sequence DNA encodes these proteins:
- the LOC105827884 gene encoding serine/threonine-protein phosphatase 4 regulatory subunit 4 isoform X1, which yields MLQEGDETPCEIALDPKGDELQKLSVIQSLPSLLATDSQSCMSRVVPKMQQSLATASTEFHIAASSTFKTILEQKLVSHNVFSQTFLQSILNSLESRDPVICHAWLETLLDVIELLPVEVIRAQILPLTISKGQLSQSIYSRITCSRLLGKICTRFDSSMIQKEVLPTVHSLCQDVSSEVRASICLQLRFVAEGLGAESVKAALLPSLVELANDEESSVRYATVQTIVYLLPHLQEDTIKNIIAPLVKKLCENAAKSEDNVICVIAQEFGKLILGLEKCLSMPEKTWFIKYYQQLAQMGIPSLKKEKPLFTFISSNPTQDERYVECRKHCAFNLPAMFIFVSNSPQDVDAILITFDALTSDHYYMVRKTVACGIHEVAKVLGSRGARIKGNFIKLLKDDSEEVLQDLIPHLGLTLECLAESQTIGTDRMDSSLMEIGKALLKCEAEIAGTHNWRLASLMHAQLEILPKCFSSDFIYSYFVPMTFSRILHARPIPVRLAAGTLFLLFLRYNTKSIQRAELRSRIFTDLANNPDCYVRMMFVRMMVEALEIFSSTYFKEYFFNVLLNLAEDPVANIRMKVVSLLPQLKNQLWMPTDKKLLTSLESVVRHLVNNEKDRDVLFILKNVTQKLDKMDVKCEGQSLTTKLTRQDVEDAKKLEEEKKLSNIGAGKAASGNVKKGWTRAGTDGSTRGLSQPKGEHLMQNKGAMHETKSVLIKYGTTSSRQVIESLKTRIQLTQPWEKVGHFNSHTNTSHFNFVNGSSNDYITPKPQCSCSKLAVFQALLTLPDACEQEYESDSYCHSYYDTDNDHLMFRKQSVQANEYSPSTFTKSFFLSLVKENKQETQQHPPLTRDYSHEFSTNIGDKDRAPNFAALRALTNAAHYNSCWAFSSMPEISVMQSDEFLVDAGIRMPTSEFSVSQSSSKIPHLQDFIAARRQVNTTIRSRRSSMSFDKGKFKRHSSVEDSSYEDCMKRRSESDSSRITSISIDYEEGLRQRNMMKENLSDQHLSKTDVRTKRYSAPHGRTRFGWDANQERSLDEKYKRNSLILDKDKLKFTNSKCTLDRTKRHSTNFSLKLTDTKETKQQIVKRHSLEDPTVRRTIKGYFSTLDVNHNQGLSKIPLRNVESRSRTAPATRASSPVHVESRLRFNIENCDDSRSSANDRHLNRFSSSDEEVDKLCRMLLHSQTAQSSTGITPRNRERYPVHLLMKKL from the exons ATGCTGCAAGAGGGAGATGAAACCCCGTGCGAGATCGCGCTCGATCC gaAGGGAGATGAGCTTCAGAAGCTTAGTGTTATACAAAGTCTACCAAGTCTTCTTGCCACTGATTCGCAATCATGTATGTCTCGAGTGGTACCTAAGATGCAGCAGTCTTTGGCTACTGCATCAACTGAGTTTCACATAGCAGCGTCGTCCACattcaaaacaattttagaGCAGAAGCTTGTCAGCCATAATGTTTTTAGTCAGACATTCCTtcaaagtatattaaattccCTAGAGAGTCGTGACCCAG TTATCTGTCATGCATGGTTGGAGACTTTACTGGATGTGATAGAATTACTGCCGGTAGAAGTCATAAGAGCACAg ATTCTTCCATTGACTATAAGTAAAGGGCAATTGTCACAATCGATTTACTCCAGGATAACATGCAGCAGGTTATTGGGGAAGATTTGTACACGATTCGATTCTTCTAT gATACAGAAGGAAGTTCTACCAACAGTGCACTCCCTTTGTCAGGATGTAAGTAGCGAAGTACGAGCCAGTATCTGTTTGCAGTTGCGTTTTGTTGCGGAAGGTCTAGGTGCTGAGTCTGTAAAAGCTGCTTTGCTACCTTCACTTGTAGAATTAGCAAATGATGAAGAGAGCAGTGTAAGATACGCCACTGTACagacaatagtatatttactACCTCATCTTCAGGAAG atacaataaaaaatataatagccCCACTTGTTAAGAAGCTATGTGAAAATGCAGCTAAATCGGAAGATAATGTGATATGTGTAATAGCGCAAGAATTTGGAAAACTTATACTTGGCCTAGAAA aaTGTTTATCAATGCCAGAGAAAACATggttcataaaatattatcaacaaCTTGCACAAATGGGAATACCATCGCTGAAAAAAGAGAAACCACTTTTCACGTTT attagcAGCAATCCTACACAAGATGAAAGATATGTTGAATGTAGAAAGCACTGTGCATTTAATTTGCCAgcaatgtttatttttgtatcaaaCTCTCCACAAGATGTAGATGCGATACTTATAACATTTGATGCATTGACAAGTGATCATTATTATATGGTTCGGAAAACCGTTGCATGTGGGATTCATGag GTAGCAAAAGTTCTAGGATCAAGAGGTGCACGAATAAAAggaaatttcataaaattgctAAAAGATGATTCCGAGGAAGTGCTTCAAGATTTAATTCCTCATTTAGGATTAACGCTAGAATGTTTGGCCGAAAGTCAAACTATCGGAACAGATAGAatg GATTCTTCTTTAATGGAAATAGGTAAAGCTCTTTTAAAATGTGAGGCTGAAATTGCAGGCACGCACAATTGGAGATTGGCATCATTAATGCATGCGCAGCTAGAGATTTTACCCAAATGTTTTTCtagtgattttatatattcatactTTGTTCCAATGACTTTCTCCAGAATTTTACATGCG CGACCAATACCGGTACGTCTTGCTGCAGGAacactttttcttctttttctacgATACAATACGAAATCTATACAAAGGGCAGAACTGCGTAGTAGAATCTTTACAGATTTAGCTAATAATCCTGATTGTTACGTGAGAATGATGTTTGTTCGTATGATGGTCGAAGCGCTAGAAATCTTTTCTTCTACATATTTTaaggaatattttttcaatgttttattgAATCTGGCTGAAGATCCTGTAGCTAATATAAGAATGAAAGTAGTATCTTTATTGCCACAACTTAAAAACCAATTATGGATGCCTACCGACAAAAAATTACTAACATCATTAGAGTCGGTTGTGAGACATCTAGTAAACAATGAAAAAGATAGAGAcgtactatttattttaaaaaacgttacACAGAAGTTAGACAAAATGGATGTCAAATGTGAAGGTCAAAGT TTAACAACAAAGCTTACCAGACAAGATGTGGAGGACGCCAAAAAgttagaagaagaaaagaagttGTCTAATATAGGTGCAGGAAAGGCAGCAAGTGGAAATGTAAAGAAAG gTTGGACAAGAGCAGGAACTGATGGTTCTACAAGAGGatt atcaCAGCCAAAAGGTGAGCATTTAATGCAGAATAAAGGAGCAATGCATGAAACAAAATcggtattaattaaat ATGGAACTACATCTTCACGCCAAGTAATCGAAAGCTTAAAAACGAG AATCCAACTAACACAACCTTGGGAGAAAGTGGGACATTTCAACTCTCATACTAATACAtcgcattttaattttgtgaatGGATCATCTAATGATTATATTACGCCTAAACCGCAATGTAGCTGCTCCAAGTTAGCAGTCTTCCAAGCTCTCTTGACATTGCCGGATGCTTGTGAACAAGAGTATGAAAGTGACTCCTATTGCCATTCGTATTACGATACTGACAACGATCACTTGATGTTTAGAAAACAATCAGTCCAAGCGAACGAATATAGTCCTTCCACTTTTACCAAATCTTTTTTCCTGTCgcttgtaaaagaaaataagcaAGAGACGCAACAACATCCTCCACTAACACGAGATTATTCACATGAATTTTCTACTAACATTGGCGACAAGGATAGAGCGCCGAATTTCGCCGCTTTAAGAGCATTAACAAACGCAGCTCATTATAATTCTTGTTGGGCTTTTAGCTCCATGCCGGAAATATCCGTGATGCAGTCAGATGAATTCTTGGTAGACGCTGGTATCAGGATGCCCACCTCCGAATTCTCCGTTTCTCAAAGTTCATCAAAAATTCCGCATTTACAAGATTTTATTGCCGCAAGGAGGCAAGTAAATACTACGATTCGGTCTAGACGAAGCAGCATGAGTTTTGATAAGGGGAAGTTTAAGAGACATTCCTCTGTCGAAGATTCCTCGTATGAAGATTGTATGAAACGTAGGAGCGAGAGTGACTCGTCGAGGATTACTTCAATTTCAATAGATTATGAAGAGGGCTTGCGACAACGTAACATGATGAAGGAAAACTTGAGTGATCAACACTTGTCTAAAACTGATGTGAGGACTAAAAGATATTCCGCTCCGCATGGAAGAACTAGATTCGGGTGGGACGCTAACCAAGAGAGATCTCTAGATGAGAAATATAAGAGAAATTCTTTGATACTGGATAAAGACAAGTTAAAGTTCACTAACTCTAAATGCACGCTTGATCGAACTAAACGTCATTCCACGAATTTTAGTTTGAAGCTTACGGATACTAAGGAAACAAAGCAGCAAATCGTGAAACGTCACAGTTTGGAGGATCCTACAGTACGTCGTACTATAAAAGGATATTTCTCAACATTAGACGTGAATCATAATCAGGGTCTTAGCAAAATTCCCTTGAGAAACGTTGAATCTCGTAGCAGAACCGCACCTGCCACCAGAGCATCTAGCCCTGTACACGTAGAATCGCgattaagatttaatattgAGAACTGTGATGATTCTCGAAGTTCTGCTAATGACAGACACTTGAATAGATTTAGTTCAAGTGACGAAGAGGTCGACAAATTATGTAGGATGTTATTACATTCTCAAACGGCACAAAGTAGTACAGGAATAACACCAAGAAATAGGGAGAGATATCCTGTTCACttgttaatgaaaaaattataa